In Anseongella ginsenosidimutans, one genomic interval encodes:
- a CDS encoding SusC/RagA family TonB-linked outer membrane protein, which translates to MNYTFICSGSSPGSGYTVSLPSDTIAPADTTASDSTANDSLSVSAFYEAADFNSIIEPVTVDPADILYPGNSVQQLLKGNAAGLYVQEASGEPGTDMNIFIRGISRPLLEARDLAASRPLVVIDGIPLIGEHPFAYDIQQYDFNRIGPATNLLTNIDPSNIKSIRILKDLASAGHYGPRGVNGVVEIETRSPESRRRITFDSYVGVVQKDNVHTINGVFENDFRQQFYERYAGITERQRYPLYLQDSLNSAYYGPSNWNDLYYRNSMVHSINASITGGSARANFRFALGTQKTNGIADNTGLTRSGAMFAMNMLPFEWLSVSTMVNANRLDRDRNRSLRDRFAEMKYLPDLSLPLAPNKANYQEYLDEFSKSFDDNKNNIIDGYFRVGLNFGKFNFYSRFSVDYNEGIRDIFYPGTLLETNSYVSNYYGYNQRMMVDNVASYSFDWNGRHHLDLEAGQSYQADLHRYNYAYAYKGPNDFIKINLLHADPNLGNYLEPTGFSRFMVFKFLDRTESRLISYYARGVYDFEDKYSFSLLLRNDGSSNAQPDSRWFVSPVVSAAWNIKNDLLKTNDRLDELKLYASAGRMGRLQLNDRYAQGPQYTVDIGWTGNPIASSFNAFPTLNRPYSLGYVGYDIPWAYTDMVNVGVNAAILDNRLRLSLEGYYKTDNELLIGIPAYAEYGYNLAYESGMKVLNTGVDLSVSANILQKQSGLNWNTSLNLNYNKNELLALPGGLDELVVGNRLLKVGESIDQYWLYQNEGIYNSDEEVPVNPETNLPLHYNGISLMAGDPRWKDLNGDYMIDNQDKELTGHSMPLVSGGFINDLQYKNWTLHLHLYFMLGRDALNQAMANRFDFINREGSIEMNSVKEITFWEKQGDYEQYPVYNPWSPVIPYRTDQDLFLEDASFLKLRTVSLGYDLSNADWFTEKVPGISRMFLYFSANNLFTLTPYSGRDPELIDYTGYDTGYGLSIPRTYTIGVKMDL; encoded by the coding sequence GTGAATTACACATTTATATGTTCGGGGTCATCCCCGGGTTCCGGTTATACCGTATCCCTTCCGTCCGACACGATTGCCCCGGCGGATACCACGGCAAGTGACAGCACGGCAAACGATTCCCTGTCTGTCAGCGCTTTTTATGAAGCGGCTGATTTTAACAGCATTATCGAACCCGTAACGGTAGATCCTGCGGATATACTGTATCCCGGTAACTCGGTTCAGCAATTACTGAAAGGGAATGCAGCGGGATTATATGTCCAGGAAGCAAGCGGGGAACCGGGAACGGACATGAATATTTTCATACGTGGCATTTCCCGTCCGCTGCTGGAAGCCCGTGACCTGGCCGCTTCCCGTCCGCTGGTGGTGATAGACGGGATTCCGCTTATAGGAGAACATCCTTTTGCTTACGATATCCAGCAATATGATTTTAACAGGATAGGGCCGGCTACCAACCTGCTGACAAATATTGATCCCTCTAATATTAAATCCATACGCATACTTAAAGACCTTGCTTCGGCGGGTCATTACGGCCCCAGGGGAGTGAACGGGGTGGTTGAAATAGAAACAAGATCGCCGGAATCCAGGCGGCGGATCACCTTTGATTCTTACGTAGGAGTCGTGCAGAAAGACAACGTACATACGATAAACGGCGTATTTGAAAATGACTTTCGCCAGCAATTCTACGAGCGGTATGCAGGAATAACCGAGCGCCAGCGGTACCCGCTGTATTTGCAGGATTCGCTTAATTCCGCTTATTACGGCCCCTCTAACTGGAACGACCTGTATTATCGCAATTCGATGGTACACTCAATAAACGCCAGCATTACAGGAGGGTCAGCCAGGGCCAATTTCAGGTTTGCCCTGGGAACGCAGAAAACCAATGGGATTGCCGACAATACCGGGCTGACAAGATCCGGCGCCATGTTCGCCATGAACATGCTTCCTTTTGAATGGCTGTCAGTTTCTACCATGGTCAACGCAAACAGGCTTGACAGGGATCGTAACAGGAGCCTCCGCGACCGCTTTGCAGAGATGAAATACCTGCCGGACCTGAGTCTTCCCCTGGCGCCGAATAAGGCGAATTACCAGGAATACCTGGATGAATTTTCCAAATCATTCGATGATAACAAGAACAATATAATTGACGGCTATTTCAGGGTAGGGCTTAACTTCGGAAAGTTTAATTTCTACTCAAGGTTTTCCGTTGATTACAACGAAGGGATAAGGGATATTTTCTACCCGGGAACGCTGCTGGAAACCAATAGCTATGTTTCGAATTATTACGGCTATAACCAGCGTATGATGGTAGATAATGTAGCGTCCTACAGCTTTGACTGGAACGGGCGCCATCATCTTGACCTGGAGGCGGGTCAATCCTACCAGGCGGACCTGCACCGGTACAATTACGCTTACGCATACAAGGGCCCCAATGACTTTATAAAGATCAACCTGCTGCACGCTGACCCTAACCTGGGAAATTACCTGGAGCCAACCGGTTTCAGCCGCTTTATGGTATTTAAGTTCCTTGACCGGACTGAAAGCAGGCTCATTTCCTACTATGCACGGGGAGTATATGATTTCGAAGACAAGTATTCCTTTTCCTTATTGCTGAGGAACGACGGCTCGTCAAACGCCCAGCCTGACAGCCGCTGGTTTGTGTCACCTGTTGTTTCCGCGGCATGGAATATTAAGAATGACCTCTTAAAGACCAATGACCGGCTGGACGAACTGAAACTTTATGCCAGCGCGGGAAGAATGGGCCGGCTGCAGCTGAACGACCGTTATGCTCAGGGGCCTCAGTACACGGTAGACATCGGGTGGACAGGAAATCCCATTGCAAGTTCCTTCAATGCTTTTCCCACACTGAACCGGCCTTACAGCCTCGGCTACGTAGGCTATGATATTCCCTGGGCATATACGGACATGGTCAACGTGGGCGTAAATGCTGCCATCCTGGATAACAGGCTCCGGCTTTCGCTGGAAGGATATTATAAAACCGACAACGAACTATTGATCGGGATACCCGCTTATGCGGAATACGGTTATAACCTTGCCTACGAAAGCGGGATGAAGGTGCTTAATACAGGCGTGGATCTGAGCGTTAGTGCCAACATCCTGCAGAAGCAAAGCGGCCTGAACTGGAATACTTCCCTGAACCTGAATTATAACAAGAATGAATTGCTGGCCCTGCCGGGCGGGCTTGACGAACTGGTGGTAGGGAACAGGCTGCTGAAAGTGGGTGAATCCATTGACCAGTACTGGCTGTATCAGAACGAAGGTATTTATAATAGTGATGAAGAAGTCCCGGTGAACCCTGAAACGAATCTTCCCCTTCATTATAACGGAATTTCACTAATGGCCGGGGACCCGCGCTGGAAGGACCTGAACGGCGATTACATGATCGATAACCAGGATAAGGAACTCACGGGGCATTCCATGCCGCTTGTTTCCGGCGGGTTTATCAATGACCTGCAATACAAGAACTGGACGCTGCACCTGCATCTCTATTTTATGCTGGGCAGGGACGCGCTGAACCAGGCGATGGCCAACCGTTTTGATTTCATTAACCGGGAAGGCAGTATTGAAATGAACTCAGTAAAAGAGATCACTTTCTGGGAAAAGCAAGGGGACTACGAACAGTACCCGGTGTACAACCCCTGGAGCCCTGTGATCCCTTACAGAACCGATCAGGATTTATTCCTGGAAGATGCATCCTTCCTGAAACTCAGGACGGTTTCCCTCGGATACGATCTTTCCAACGCGGATTGGTTCACGGAGAAGGTTCCCGGGATCAGCCGGATGTTCCTTTACTTTTCAGCAAATAACCTGTTCACCCTTACTCCCTACTCCGGCCGTGACCCCGAGCTGATTGATTACACGGGTTACGATACCGGGTACGGCTTATCTATCCCCAGGACATACACCATTGGGGTTAAAATGGATCTGTAG
- a CDS encoding RagB/SusD family nutrient uptake outer membrane protein has product MKDIRYRILFPLAVILFIASSSCTKELEIDSTRVVGEKNMWNSLQDTRAALMGTYGLTRAALADHNAYWLHGELRMGSFESLRRQDLKAVIDNNLNAAYPFVEAASNWRRFYAVVNSANIFLERVHEVKAKDPRYSDQNMAVDIAQIRLLRAFAYFYMVRVWGMCR; this is encoded by the coding sequence ATGAAAGATATCAGGTATCGTATTTTATTTCCGCTTGCTGTAATACTGTTTATAGCTAGCAGCAGCTGCACCAAAGAACTGGAAATTGATTCTACCCGCGTAGTGGGCGAGAAAAATATGTGGAATTCCCTTCAGGATACCCGGGCTGCGCTAATGGGTACTTACGGGCTTACCCGGGCGGCGCTGGCGGATCATAACGCTTACTGGCTGCACGGAGAACTGCGTATGGGAAGCTTTGAAAGCCTGCGGCGCCAGGATCTGAAGGCGGTTATTGATAATAACCTCAATGCGGCCTATCCCTTTGTGGAGGCGGCTTCCAACTGGCGGCGATTTTACGCGGTCGTAAATTCCGCTAATATTTTCCTGGAACGCGTGCATGAGGTGAAGGCAAAGGACCCGCGGTACTCAGACCAGAATATGGCCGTAGATATCGCCCAGATACGCCTGCTCAGGGCATTCGCCTACTTTTACATGGTCCGGGTGTGGGGGATGTGCCGCTGA
- a CDS encoding RagB/SusD family nutrient uptake outer membrane protein, with translation MGDVPLITTSHDGEFENKPRDSKEDILAFVEQELLAAARDLPYQYSQNDPQQAGNYYNEDSGRWAGALARKLSAYAILAHVSAWQGKYADAAVYAKVVLDNYTRSGHAYLNTNTLTNSNGFFMGRQNNHLFALNFLFEHLEQSFTGHIEELTLARPVVSKLLPDIYIPKDTILSIFDEPLDERFSLDTLTGEPASERYFSAFNTSVPIFSKIKVIRNGVADPTFRMYSSAVVFTRLEDIALLRAEALAALNDPAGAIELLNSIRGLRALPPFEEGDGDLVDAIFKERKRELLGEGWHWYDMVRYMKIKRNSAEFQKLIDEGGIYWPIAGSLLTQNPELVQTPYWK, from the coding sequence GTGGGGGATGTGCCGCTGATCACGACTTCGCATGACGGGGAGTTTGAGAATAAACCCCGGGATAGCAAAGAAGACATCCTTGCCTTCGTAGAACAGGAACTCCTTGCCGCGGCGCGGGACCTGCCTTATCAATACAGTCAGAATGACCCTCAGCAGGCCGGAAATTATTATAACGAAGATTCCGGGCGCTGGGCAGGCGCGCTTGCCAGGAAGCTGTCGGCTTATGCGATACTGGCTCATGTGAGCGCCTGGCAGGGTAAATATGCCGATGCCGCCGTATATGCAAAAGTGGTACTCGATAATTATACGCGCAGCGGGCATGCTTACCTGAACACGAATACGCTGACCAATTCAAACGGGTTCTTTATGGGAAGGCAGAACAATCACCTTTTTGCACTGAACTTCCTTTTCGAGCATCTTGAACAATCCTTTACCGGGCATATCGAAGAACTTACCCTGGCGCGGCCGGTGGTAAGCAAGCTGCTCCCTGATATTTACATTCCTAAAGACACCATACTGAGCATTTTTGACGAACCCCTGGATGAGCGCTTCAGCCTGGATACGCTTACGGGCGAACCGGCTTCCGAGCGTTATTTCTCCGCCTTCAATACAAGCGTTCCCATTTTCAGCAAGATAAAAGTGATCCGTAACGGTGTGGCCGATCCTACCTTTCGTATGTATTCCAGCGCCGTTGTATTCACCAGGCTGGAAGATATAGCCTTGCTGAGGGCAGAGGCGCTTGCCGCGCTGAACGACCCGGCCGGCGCCATTGAATTGCTGAACAGCATCCGCGGGCTGCGCGCCCTGCCTCCCTTCGAGGAAGGGGACGGCGACCTGGTCGATGCCATTTTCAAGGAAAGAAAAAGGGAGTTGCTCGGGGAAGGCTGGCACTGGTATGACATGGTGCGCTATATGAAGATCAAGCGCAACTCGGCTGAATTCCAAAAACTGATCGATGAGGGAGGTATTTACTGGCCCATTGCCGGCTCGCTGCTCACGCAGAACCCGGAACTGGTGCAGACTCCTTACTGGAAATAA
- a CDS encoding carbohydrate-binding protein: protein MLNLKRSFKHMLALGLAAALAGGCAKKEGFYDYENVEKTFSGTTWEYLQSKENVFDSLIYVVERLDLVDSLNEGKFTLFAPTNQSFILALTSMNNVRKQQGRPPVYLSNVNSTQLDTMISKYMVRGIYPSDSLAFQDGRNLFSVNYGLPMHAGLTDTDSEGQIDGGPTIITYSDTKDRLYTREWTSTPTESIDIRTSNGMIHILTSDHVFGFDEFVYRLVFVPAVKGPFLGAPFAIPGTIEAEDFNNGGPGGGYFDYDINNNGGQYRQDESVDIEGASEGTFNIGWTASGEWLAYTIHVEKAGDYVIHTRTASPSDGGRIHYKLNGETITEQMIVPNSGGYQNWATISSAPVYLEAGEHELSLHIEIAGFNLNRIHVSPAQLMPFHGEPAVIPGTIQAADFDFGGEGVAYHDNDSGNNGRQYRPGEAVDIGNTGGGEPKVGWTGTGEWMNYTVNVLETGDYTLTVTAATPNNDKFCHLAMDGVDITGRMDIPNTGGYDNMTDISVTVHLEAGEHVLTFHTDSDSFDLKSFTFSR, encoded by the coding sequence ATGTTAAACCTGAAACGCTCATTTAAACATATGCTCGCGCTGGGCCTGGCCGCTGCGCTGGCGGGAGGCTGTGCCAAAAAGGAAGGTTTTTATGATTATGAAAACGTGGAGAAGACTTTTTCCGGCACAACCTGGGAATACCTGCAGAGCAAGGAAAACGTATTTGACTCGCTGATCTATGTCGTGGAGCGTCTGGATCTTGTCGATAGCCTGAACGAAGGAAAATTTACGCTCTTTGCTCCAACCAATCAAAGCTTCATCCTGGCGCTTACCAGTATGAATAATGTGCGGAAACAGCAAGGGCGCCCACCGGTTTACCTGTCAAATGTGAACAGTACCCAGCTGGACACCATGATCTCCAAGTACATGGTGCGTGGCATTTACCCCAGTGACAGCCTGGCATTCCAGGATGGCCGGAACCTTTTTTCGGTAAACTACGGGCTGCCTATGCATGCGGGCCTGACGGATACCGATTCCGAAGGACAGATAGACGGCGGGCCTACCATTATTACCTACAGTGATACTAAGGATCGTTTATATACCAGGGAATGGACCAGTACGCCTACCGAATCCATAGATATACGGACCTCAAACGGGATGATACATATCCTTACTTCCGATCATGTATTCGGTTTTGACGAATTCGTGTACCGTCTTGTTTTTGTGCCCGCTGTGAAAGGGCCGTTCCTGGGCGCGCCCTTTGCCATACCGGGAACGATTGAAGCGGAAGATTTCAACAATGGAGGCCCGGGCGGCGGATACTTCGATTATGATATTAACAATAATGGCGGGCAATACCGGCAAGACGAAAGCGTGGATATTGAGGGTGCTTCCGAAGGTACCTTTAACATCGGATGGACCGCTTCCGGAGAATGGCTGGCGTATACCATTCACGTGGAAAAAGCCGGTGATTATGTGATCCACACCCGCACGGCCAGCCCAAGTGACGGCGGACGGATCCACTACAAACTGAATGGCGAAACGATCACGGAACAAATGATCGTGCCTAATTCAGGAGGTTACCAGAACTGGGCCACGATAAGCAGCGCCCCGGTGTATCTGGAGGCCGGAGAGCATGAACTTAGCCTGCATATTGAGATTGCCGGCTTTAACCTGAACCGGATCCACGTTTCTCCGGCGCAACTGATGCCTTTCCACGGAGAGCCGGCGGTAATCCCCGGAACGATACAGGCAGCTGATTTCGATTTCGGCGGCGAAGGTGTAGCCTATCACGATAATGATTCGGGGAATAACGGAAGGCAGTACCGGCCTGGCGAAGCTGTGGATATTGGCAACACCGGCGGCGGCGAACCCAAAGTGGGCTGGACCGGTACCGGCGAGTGGATGAATTATACGGTGAATGTCCTCGAAACCGGCGATTATACGCTTACTGTGACAGCCGCGACCCCGAACAATGATAAGTTCTGTCACCTGGCCATGGACGGTGTGGATATAACCGGCCGTATGGATATCCCCAATACGGGAGGATATGATAATATGACGGACATTTCCGTAACGGTTCACCTGGAAGCAGGAGAACATGTGCTGACCTTCCATACCGACAGCGACAGTTTTGACCTGAAATCATTCACCTTTAGCCGATAA
- a CDS encoding DUF5007 domain-containing protein, producing the protein MNCRIFSPKLVYLLAFTLGLAGCKEWYPLPEDLDYLSDKANYTQRVFTPVLGRTTLYSNIFNGDNSTIPMTFQIENVRLRDGTPSSDLDQVKPVLVWTAAYTGEETSLEEIESKRKLEERRLWEVREKSGELALMSSAGNSLVRHQPDSGYLFDVRFFNSGGERVITDLELIPFRERPYEPSDKDPITGIQRKVWDGTLGDSVLFYVHPGVSNIIGEDTDLPLESEDVRVYFRRTGDGNSLRFRFLNKDSVEINPAFFDITRWDKLVHGFNRQMTEEYVQYDIAYPVPLIRMPTNYTTSDGSQARVEFGYDRRGFGGFTQVGELSLNFNIFQKGDWEIVFHFFYDNPKFQDE; encoded by the coding sequence ATGAACTGCAGAATATTTAGTCCGAAACTGGTTTACCTGCTCGCCTTCACGCTGGGGCTTGCCGGGTGTAAAGAATGGTACCCGCTGCCGGAGGACCTGGACTACCTGAGCGACAAGGCAAATTATACCCAGCGGGTTTTTACGCCCGTCCTGGGCCGTACCACCTTGTACAGCAATATTTTTAACGGGGACAATTCCACGATCCCCATGACCTTTCAGATAGAGAACGTGCGGTTGAGGGATGGCACACCTTCTTCCGACCTGGACCAGGTGAAGCCCGTACTTGTATGGACAGCGGCCTATACCGGGGAAGAAACTTCGCTGGAGGAAATCGAATCAAAGCGGAAGCTGGAAGAACGACGCTTGTGGGAAGTGCGGGAAAAGTCCGGCGAGCTGGCCCTGATGTCGTCGGCGGGCAATAGCCTCGTACGGCATCAGCCTGATTCCGGCTACCTGTTTGACGTACGTTTCTTCAATTCAGGCGGCGAACGGGTGATTACGGATCTGGAACTGATCCCCTTCCGCGAAAGGCCTTACGAACCTTCCGATAAGGACCCTATTACGGGAATCCAAAGAAAAGTATGGGACGGAACCCTGGGAGACAGCGTACTTTTTTACGTGCATCCGGGGGTATCCAATATCATTGGCGAGGACACCGACCTGCCGCTTGAAAGCGAGGACGTACGGGTTTATTTCAGGAGAACCGGCGACGGCAATTCGCTTCGTTTCCGCTTCCTGAATAAAGATTCCGTGGAGATCAATCCTGCGTTTTTTGATATTACCCGCTGGGACAAGCTTGTGCATGGATTTAACCGCCAGATGACGGAAGAATATGTGCAATATGACATCGCTTATCCGGTGCCGCTGATCAGGATGCCCACGAATTATACCACCAGCGACGGCTCGCAGGCGCGCGTGGAGTTCGGATACGACCGCCGCGGTTTCGGGGGCTTTACCCAGGTGGGGGAGCTTTCGCTGAACTTCAATATTTTTCAGAAAGGGGATTGGGAGATCGTATTCCATTTCTTTTATGATAACCCGAAATTTCAAGATGAGTAA
- a CDS encoding SusC/RagA family TonB-linked outer membrane protein, translating to MKTGIIAWIGFLMALILPGTLMAQNKVTVSGTVTDSEAQTSLPGVAIYVDGDKMEGIGVTNLDGEYTVTVDEGARLIFRLLGYADFRVTARAGRTRVDVPLKLSESSLDQVVVVGYRAKARELTTGSAVVISGDELQDVPVSNVEQLLQGKVAGLNIQVNTGAPGFRGSAALRGLSALSVTGQGNETFLTPTSPLYVVDGVPIESDGNFEYGFQTPSPGMSPLSLIPQQDIESVEVLKDAQATALYGSRGAYGVILITTRRGMSKIPIVRYNSNFFLNTPPQLRTTLGGKFERNTRIQQILENGYYHDILRISTTPFLADSLNPFYANSTDWQDVFFGNSFNHSHNISISGGDPKFNYKSNLGYYNEKGVQENTGFSRYSLNMNMEYRPSEKLRVYGALFGAMGKRSVGSGQGLINRGVAENAATSSLMPGPSYFLTTSSIISSLKTRNNNSSKNLRANVDINYQLVPGLNVATSGSYDYTSDTEDTFTPAAANNQFSEVYGFNGRRSTIYNRNTISYYRSFNETHNFYVSGFNEFYIKKFQNSAIRQEKTPNDQFQGPLGFDGWYSRGGGLTGFRDERIASFAGTFSYDYKKKYVLDFSYRWDGTSLSGLENPYSKNPAIGFRWNFNKEKIFENADWLSYSSLRLSWGKNIVPTGSLLALYGNYVIRGTYNNNPRIGIDYNELPNLNLLPKTTTQYNLGLELGFLDNRLEIMYDTYYRQVDNEFLYKFLPDVTGFNTVGTNEAAMANYGHEISLTVRPLPPASKLVWSLTFNGAMNKDVLLQLPDAARQRIHVDNVTGQHILFRVGRNTLTNFLIDYQGVYASDLDVPVDPLTGLRYSTNRGNNSYFKGGDPIWEDINGDYVLNSLDNKASGNLQPLFTGGIYSYLSYKKFTLAVNAAITWRRSILNNALAERLAYFSNPFDAKALVDIGAIDYWRQEGDNAVYPYPFDYTNYGAKTPFRPDQTLFEEDGSYLKIANATFSYLFDQKLISRWGIRSLRLYLSANNIITFSRYSGPNPENVSAVGRDMSAGYPVPRTYNVGIDVEF from the coding sequence ATGAAAACAGGAATTATTGCATGGATTGGTTTTTTGATGGCCCTGATCTTGCCGGGCACGCTCATGGCGCAGAACAAGGTGACCGTCAGCGGAACGGTAACCGATTCCGAGGCGCAGACATCGCTGCCGGGGGTAGCTATTTACGTGGACGGGGATAAGATGGAGGGGATTGGTGTCACCAACCTGGACGGCGAATATACCGTTACCGTGGATGAAGGCGCACGGCTGATCTTCCGCCTGCTGGGATACGCGGATTTCCGTGTAACCGCCAGGGCGGGAAGGACGCGCGTGGACGTACCGTTAAAACTATCAGAGTCATCATTGGACCAGGTGGTGGTAGTCGGCTACCGGGCAAAGGCCCGCGAGCTGACCACCGGCTCCGCGGTAGTGATCAGCGGAGATGAGCTGCAGGATGTGCCTGTTTCTAACGTGGAACAGCTCCTGCAGGGGAAAGTAGCCGGCCTGAATATCCAGGTAAATACGGGCGCTCCCGGTTTCCGCGGATCAGCGGCCCTGCGGGGATTATCGGCCCTGAGCGTAACCGGACAGGGAAATGAAACCTTTCTCACACCGACTTCTCCCTTATACGTGGTGGACGGGGTGCCCATTGAGTCCGACGGTAATTTTGAATACGGCTTCCAGACGCCCAGCCCGGGAATGAGCCCGCTGTCGCTGATTCCCCAGCAGGATATTGAAAGCGTAGAGGTGCTGAAGGATGCCCAGGCAACCGCATTATACGGTTCGCGGGGCGCCTATGGAGTAATCCTGATCACCACCCGCCGGGGCATGTCCAAGATCCCGATCGTACGTTACAACTCGAATTTCTTTTTAAATACGCCGCCCCAGCTCAGGACAACGCTGGGCGGGAAATTCGAAAGGAATACCCGCATTCAGCAAATACTGGAAAACGGATATTATCATGATATCCTGAGGATATCCACCACTCCCTTTCTTGCGGACAGCCTGAATCCCTTTTATGCAAACTCCACCGACTGGCAGGATGTGTTTTTCGGGAATTCCTTTAATCACAGCCATAATATTTCCATCAGCGGCGGCGACCCCAAGTTCAATTACAAAAGCAACCTGGGTTATTATAATGAAAAAGGGGTACAGGAAAATACCGGCTTCAGCCGATATTCCCTGAATATGAATATGGAATACCGCCCCAGCGAAAAGCTAAGGGTTTACGGAGCCTTGTTCGGTGCGATGGGAAAAAGAAGCGTGGGCAGCGGCCAGGGACTCATAAACCGGGGAGTCGCGGAGAACGCGGCTACCTCTTCGCTGATGCCGGGCCCCTCTTACTTCCTGACAACCAGCAGTATTATTTCATCGCTGAAAACCAGGAATAACAATAGTTCCAAGAACCTGCGGGCAAATGTGGACATTAACTACCAGCTTGTCCCGGGACTGAATGTGGCTACCAGCGGAAGCTATGACTATACCTCCGACACCGAAGATACCTTTACGCCGGCGGCGGCGAATAACCAGTTTTCGGAGGTGTACGGTTTTAACGGCAGGCGATCAACGATCTATAACCGCAACACGATTTCCTATTACCGGTCCTTTAACGAAACGCATAATTTCTACGTTTCGGGATTCAATGAATTTTATATTAAAAAGTTCCAGAACAGCGCCATCCGGCAGGAGAAAACACCGAATGACCAGTTCCAGGGCCCTCTTGGGTTTGACGGCTGGTATTCGAGGGGCGGCGGTTTAACCGGCTTCCGCGATGAACGGATCGCCTCCTTCGCCGGAACCTTCTCCTATGATTACAAGAAGAAATACGTGCTGGATTTTTCCTATCGCTGGGACGGAACTTCCCTGAGCGGCCTGGAGAACCCTTATTCAAAAAACCCGGCTATCGGGTTCAGGTGGAACTTTAACAAAGAGAAAATATTTGAAAACGCCGACTGGCTTTCTTACAGTTCTCTCCGGCTCAGCTGGGGCAAGAATATTGTTCCCACCGGCAGCCTGCTTGCGCTTTACGGAAATTATGTCATCAGGGGTACTTACAATAATAATCCCCGCATCGGAATTGATTATAATGAACTGCCCAACCTGAACCTGCTCCCAAAGACCACGACCCAGTACAACCTGGGACTGGAACTGGGTTTCCTGGATAACCGGCTGGAGATCATGTATGATACTTATTACCGCCAGGTGGACAATGAATTCCTCTATAAATTCCTGCCGGACGTGACTGGTTTCAATACCGTGGGAACCAATGAAGCGGCCATGGCCAACTACGGTCATGAAATATCATTGACCGTAAGACCACTTCCCCCTGCGAGCAAGCTGGTTTGGAGCCTTACCTTTAACGGCGCGATGAACAAGGATGTCCTGCTGCAGCTTCCGGATGCGGCCAGGCAGCGGATCCACGTGGATAATGTGACCGGTCAGCATATCCTGTTCCGCGTAGGGCGGAATACGCTTACCAATTTCCTGATCGACTACCAGGGCGTATATGCCAGCGATCTGGACGTGCCGGTTGACCCGCTTACGGGCCTCCGCTATTCCACTAACCGGGGAAACAATTCCTATTTTAAAGGCGGCGACCCTATCTGGGAAGATATCAATGGGGACTATGTGCTGAATTCGCTGGACAATAAGGCTTCCGGCAACCTGCAGCCGCTGTTCACGGGAGGTATCTATTCCTATCTTTCCTATAAGAAGTTCACCCTCGCTGTGAACGCGGCCATTACCTGGAGGCGTTCCATTTTGAATAACGCGCTGGCGGAACGGCTGGCTTATTTTTCAAATCCCTTTGACGCAAAAGCGCTGGTAGATATAGGGGCCATTGATTACTGGCGCCAGGAGGGTGACAACGCAGTTTATCCTTATCCTTTTGATTACACGAATTACGGTGCCAAAACACCTTTCAGGCCTGACCAGACCTTGTTCGAGGAAGATGGTTCTTACCTGAAGATCGCGAATGCTACCTTTTCCTACCTGTTTGACCAGAAGCTGATCAGCAGGTGGGGGATCCGTTCGCTGCGCCTGTATCTTTCGGCAAACAATATAATTACCTTCTCCAGGTACAGCGGGCCAAACCCTGAAAACGTGTCGGCGGTTGGCCGTGACATGTCAGCAGGGTACCCGGTGCCGAGGACGTATAATGTGGGGATAGATGTTGAATTTTAA